A single region of the Moorena sp. SIOASIH genome encodes:
- a CDS encoding Gfo/Idh/MocA family oxidoreductase, giving the protein MAEFSATGATEQLPKIGVAVVGTGFGQKIHIPGFKAHSRTEVVAVYHRDPDQANAYANQYDIPHGCDRLEDILALPEVEAVSICTPPFLHYEMAKMVLEAGKHLLLEKPMTLRATETQELYQLATEKGVVAIPDFEFRFIPSWQLLAEYLEKDYVGKKRLIKIDWLVSSRANPERPWNWYAQKDKGGGALGAVGSHAFDYIHWLFGPVQRLCAQLSTAIPARPDPNASNLLKPVDADDTCLLLLELADGTPCQLTISSVTYQGRGHFVEVYGDRGTLVLGSNNLKDYVHGFRLWAATAGQSLMEVEIPQRLAFAETYLDGRLAPFIRVVDHWVQAIDNGSVSTLSLKEGVYSQMLMDVTHESHETRGWVEVDQQKYSGF; this is encoded by the coding sequence ATGGCTGAGTTTTCTGCAACAGGTGCAACTGAACAGCTACCGAAAATTGGTGTGGCGGTAGTGGGAACTGGATTTGGACAAAAAATCCACATCCCTGGCTTTAAAGCTCATTCCCGAACGGAAGTGGTGGCTGTATATCACCGAGACCCGGATCAGGCAAATGCGTACGCAAACCAATATGATATTCCCCATGGATGCGATCGCTTAGAAGACATCCTAGCTTTACCGGAAGTAGAAGCGGTTAGCATCTGTACTCCCCCGTTTCTGCACTACGAAATGGCGAAAATGGTTCTAGAAGCAGGGAAACATCTGCTACTAGAGAAACCCATGACCTTAAGGGCAACGGAAACCCAGGAGCTTTACCAACTCGCTACAGAAAAGGGTGTTGTCGCTATACCTGATTTTGAATTCCGCTTTATCCCCTCATGGCAGCTGTTAGCGGAATATCTCGAAAAAGACTATGTCGGTAAAAAGCGTCTGATTAAAATAGACTGGTTAGTCTCTAGCCGAGCCAATCCCGAACGCCCCTGGAACTGGTATGCTCAAAAAGATAAGGGTGGTGGAGCACTAGGGGCAGTTGGTTCTCATGCCTTTGATTATATTCATTGGCTATTTGGACCAGTGCAGCGGTTGTGTGCTCAACTGAGTACTGCAATTCCAGCACGGCCAGACCCCAATGCTAGCAATTTACTTAAGCCAGTAGATGCCGATGACACCTGTCTGTTATTACTGGAATTGGCAGATGGTACCCCTTGTCAACTCACTATTAGTTCGGTAACCTATCAAGGGCGAGGTCACTTTGTAGAGGTTTATGGCGATCGCGGTACCTTAGTCTTAGGCAGTAACAATCTCAAAGACTACGTTCATGGATTTCGCCTGTGGGCAGCCACCGCCGGTCAATCCTTGATGGAAGTAGAAATTCCCCAGCGACTAGCATTTGCTGAAACCTATCTCGATGGTCGTTTAGCCCCATTTATCCGGGTGGTTGACCATTGGGTGCAAGCCATTGACAATGGTAGCGTTAGCACACTATCTCTCAAAGAAGGAGTGTACTCCCAGATGTTAATGGATGTAACCCATGAGTCCCATGAAACTAGAGGTTGGGTTGAAGTAGATCAGCAGAAGTATAGCGGTTTTTAA
- a CDS encoding GMC family oxidoreductase: MAEANSMYDYIVIGGGSAGSIVASKLAASDSNAKILLIEAGKLLLNPKMYNPSDWFEVLQQHPEIDWGYQSVPQKNLNSRVIMLPQAKALGGCALHNAMVYVRGGRSDFDKWGKVAPGWSWNDVLPHFESIEQIIKVLVAKTDHLNFINDLFAAAKQYGLPENPNYNTSESQYGYAPFQFNNIRALSKLFRETTFNTFLPAVHTNVTVIAEALVTKIRFNNTKAIGVEYVQKNEKYFAGVRHEVVLSAGAIASPKILMLSGIGDETELAKFDIPVVVNVPEVGKNLHDDLFVSAGFSIPEDKDVPVYSYSLAPAVIFGSTENSSSVVDIECSVGVGTLKGFPGPKNSFWLWPNVMHLKSKGTITLRSSSPDQAPLVDPKYLTVPGDLQSCITALQLGIDIGNQSSLGQWREKQIAPEPGTDLESYIRETANTTQHYCGTCRMGIDQSSVVDTKLKVRGVSGLHVIDASVFPLPITANTAAATMMIADKGADIIIRSYHN, translated from the coding sequence ATGGCAGAAGCAAATTCCATGTATGACTACATTGTGATTGGTGGAGGTTCTGCGGGAAGCATAGTAGCTTCAAAGCTTGCTGCTTCTGACTCAAATGCAAAAATTCTGCTGATCGAAGCTGGAAAGCTCCTACTCAATCCCAAGATGTACAACCCAAGTGATTGGTTTGAAGTCCTACAACAACATCCGGAGATTGATTGGGGTTACCAGTCAGTACCTCAAAAAAATTTAAACAGCCGTGTGATCATGCTGCCGCAAGCAAAAGCCCTAGGTGGGTGTGCATTACATAATGCCATGGTCTATGTCAGAGGTGGACGCTCTGACTTTGATAAGTGGGGTAAGGTAGCACCTGGTTGGTCATGGAATGATGTACTACCGCACTTTGAAAGTATAGAGCAGATCATCAAGGTTTTGGTGGCAAAGACAGATCATTTGAATTTTATTAACGATTTATTCGCTGCTGCTAAACAGTACGGTTTACCTGAAAATCCTAATTATAATACCAGCGAGAGTCAATATGGATACGCTCCATTTCAGTTCAACAATATCAGAGCACTTTCAAAGCTTTTTCGTGAAACCACATTTAACACTTTTTTACCAGCAGTTCATACAAATGTAACTGTAATAGCTGAAGCTTTGGTAACCAAGATCCGATTTAATAATACCAAAGCAATTGGTGTTGAATATGTTCAGAAGAACGAAAAATACTTTGCAGGTGTGCGACATGAGGTTGTGCTGAGTGCCGGTGCGATTGCGAGTCCAAAAATATTGATGCTTTCAGGCATTGGCGACGAAACTGAGTTGGCGAAATTTGATATTCCAGTAGTTGTGAATGTTCCAGAAGTCGGCAAGAACTTACATGACGATCTTTTCGTTAGTGCCGGATTTTCTATTCCCGAAGATAAAGATGTACCAGTGTATTCCTATAGCCTAGCTCCAGCTGTGATTTTCGGCTCTACGGAAAATAGTAGTTCAGTTGTTGATATAGAGTGTTCAGTGGGAGTGGGAACACTCAAAGGTTTCCCTGGCCCAAAAAATTCTTTTTGGTTGTGGCCAAACGTCATGCACTTGAAGAGTAAGGGAACTATTACGCTGCGTTCAAGTTCTCCTGATCAAGCTCCTCTTGTTGACCCAAAGTATCTGACAGTGCCAGGAGATCTCCAGTCATGTATAACAGCCCTTCAGTTAGGTATCGATATTGGGAATCAATCAAGCTTGGGGCAATGGCGGGAAAAGCAAATTGCTCCAGAACCCGGAACAGATTTGGAGAGTTACATCAGAGAAACAGCCAATACCACACAGCACTATTGCGGAACTTGCAGAATGGGGATTGATCAGAGTTCTGTGGTGGATACAAAACTTAAAGTTCGAGGAGTATCAGGTCTGCATGTGATTGATGCTTCTGTCTTCCCATTACCAATAACCGCA
- a CDS encoding DUF4230 domain-containing protein — MKSQHQKHQLLSIISSIPRGLILMSTGGMILTTLILGVVMWRTSSRLFEQVNGLFDLSQLNLSQPEPEVDVRNVVVNKVRNVSELTTAVFSMEAVVPTRQDRNLGQYRLASTTLLYIAYGEVRAGVDLGKLSVDDVKVSNDSIQVQLPAPQLLDSKIDVTRSQIYDYNRGFLGLGPDVAPQLQMLAQQQTLQKIQTTACQQGVLDQANQRAQLVVTNLLMTAGYKTVDVKLKPSSASMCLTALQTPS, encoded by the coding sequence ATGAAGAGTCAGCATCAAAAGCATCAGTTACTCAGCATTATCTCTAGTATACCTAGAGGTTTGATTTTGATGAGCACAGGGGGCATGATACTCACGACGCTAATTTTAGGAGTGGTGATGTGGCGCACTAGCTCCCGGTTGTTTGAACAAGTTAATGGTCTATTCGACTTATCGCAATTAAACTTATCACAGCCAGAACCAGAGGTGGATGTCAGAAACGTTGTGGTTAATAAAGTTCGTAACGTTAGTGAATTGACCACTGCTGTGTTTAGCATGGAGGCAGTTGTTCCAACTCGTCAAGATAGAAACTTAGGACAATATCGCTTAGCGTCAACGACATTACTCTACATTGCTTATGGGGAAGTCAGAGCTGGGGTTGATTTAGGGAAATTAAGCGTAGATGATGTCAAAGTCAGCAATGACTCGATCCAAGTGCAGTTACCAGCGCCTCAATTACTGGATAGCAAGATTGATGTTACCCGTTCCCAGATTTACGACTACAACCGAGGATTTTTAGGTCTTGGACCCGATGTTGCCCCTCAATTACAGATGCTAGCTCAACAGCAAACCCTCCAGAAAATTCAGACTACTGCTTGTCAGCAAGGTGTGCTAGACCAAGCTAATCAAAGGGCGCAATTAGTGGTTACTAATTTATTGATGACAGCTGGTTACAAAACTGTAGATGTCAAGCTTAAACCTTCATCAGCATCAATGTGTTTGACAGCTTTACAAACACCATCCTAG
- a CDS encoding NAD(P)-dependent oxidoreductase, whose product MRKKLLVTGASGFLGWNLCQLAKEKWDVYSTSFSQRIEIPGITVVKADLRDFQDIKHLFAEIQPAGVIHTAAHSKPNFCQTHREESYSINVTASINIARLSADYDIPCVFTSTELVFDGLNPPYLETDPVSPISYYGEQKVMAEEGMRSHYPKVAICRMPLMFGMIPPTASSFIQPFLKILREGRPLSLFTDEIRTPVSGTTAAKGLLLALEKVQGLVNLGGKERISRYDFGCLMAEVFELSQDNLGRCLQKDVPMAAPRSPDTSLDSSLAFSLGYQPLSVREQLEELRGKV is encoded by the coding sequence ATGAGAAAAAAACTCTTAGTGACAGGAGCTAGCGGTTTCCTTGGATGGAACCTTTGCCAGCTCGCCAAAGAAAAATGGGATGTTTATAGCACTTCTTTTTCCCAGAGAATAGAGATTCCAGGAATAACTGTGGTAAAGGCTGACTTGAGAGACTTTCAAGACATAAAGCATCTGTTTGCTGAGATTCAGCCAGCAGGAGTAATTCATACCGCAGCTCACTCTAAACCTAATTTTTGTCAGACCCATCGAGAGGAATCATATTCGATTAATGTTACAGCTTCTATCAATATTGCTCGACTAAGTGCAGATTATGATATCCCTTGCGTGTTTACCTCTACTGAGTTGGTATTCGATGGTTTAAACCCTCCTTATCTGGAAACTGATCCGGTATCGCCTATCAGCTATTACGGTGAGCAAAAAGTGATGGCAGAAGAAGGGATGCGATCGCATTATCCTAAAGTCGCGATTTGCCGGATGCCCTTAATGTTTGGTATGATTCCCCCTACTGCTAGTAGCTTTATCCAACCCTTTCTCAAAATTTTGAGGGAAGGACGACCATTGAGCTTATTTACTGATGAAATTAGAACCCCTGTCAGTGGCACAACAGCAGCGAAGGGACTGTTATTAGCTCTAGAGAAAGTCCAAGGTCTAGTTAATCTGGGCGGAAAAGAACGGATATCCCGCTATGACTTTGGTTGCCTGATGGCTGAGGTATTTGAACTTTCCCAAGATAATTTAGGACGCTGTCTACAAAAGGATGTACCGATGGCTGCCCCTAGATCTCCAGATACGTCATTGGATAGTTCATTAGCATTTAGTTTGGGGTATCAACCGTTATCAGTGCGGGAGCAATTGGAAGAGTTACGGGGGAAAGTGTAA
- the mltG gene encoding endolytic transglycosylase MltG yields MKTLKSISNRFFYFVLLPATLGICAWQGWEWWSWVVSPPVKAQSSEDVAPTLVKIEIPPGTPGQQIGRDLEASGLIRSADAWKLWTHWRQLVDRDGEFKAGTYELSPTQPLTKIAETIWKGKVMQLSFTIPEGWSIQQMANYFESLGFFPADDFIAASSKIPWDKYPWLPSELPHLEGYLYPDTYKLPSDGISPQAVIEQMLNRFEQVALPVYQKGQYKTQLSINDWVTLGSIVEKEAVVAEERDRIAGVFTERLRRGMRLETDPTVEYGLGIRQTADQPLTYKQVRQPSPYNTYLNPGLPPTPIASPGIGSLKATLDPEDTEYLFFVARYDGTHVFSKTLTEHEAAKNAIRRERRAKQ; encoded by the coding sequence ATGAAAACTCTCAAAAGCATCTCCAATAGGTTTTTTTATTTCGTTCTCTTGCCAGCGACCCTTGGTATTTGTGCATGGCAGGGCTGGGAGTGGTGGAGTTGGGTGGTATCCCCACCCGTTAAAGCACAATCTTCCGAAGATGTCGCTCCAACCCTCGTAAAAATTGAGATTCCCCCAGGAACCCCAGGTCAGCAGATAGGCAGAGATCTGGAAGCTTCTGGTTTAATTCGCTCGGCGGATGCTTGGAAACTCTGGACTCATTGGCGGCAGCTGGTAGACCGAGATGGTGAGTTTAAAGCTGGAACTTACGAACTATCACCAACTCAACCCCTGACAAAAATCGCCGAAACCATTTGGAAAGGGAAGGTGATGCAGCTGTCTTTCACCATACCGGAAGGGTGGTCGATTCAGCAAATGGCGAATTATTTTGAATCCCTAGGATTTTTCCCGGCTGATGACTTTATCGCTGCTAGTAGTAAAATCCCCTGGGATAAGTACCCTTGGTTACCCAGTGAGCTGCCTCATCTAGAAGGTTATTTATACCCAGATACCTATAAGTTACCCAGTGATGGCATCTCGCCACAAGCAGTCATCGAACAAATGCTTAATCGATTTGAGCAGGTAGCTTTACCAGTATACCAAAAAGGTCAGTACAAAACCCAGCTTAGTATCAATGATTGGGTAACATTAGGGAGCATTGTCGAGAAGGAAGCAGTAGTTGCTGAAGAACGCGATCGCATTGCTGGTGTCTTTACTGAACGGTTGCGGCGAGGGATGAGATTAGAAACGGATCCCACGGTTGAATATGGATTGGGGATTCGACAAACTGCTGATCAGCCCCTGACCTACAAGCAAGTGCGGCAACCCTCCCCTTACAATACCTATCTCAACCCAGGACTACCTCCGACCCCGATTGCCAGTCCTGGAATAGGGAGTTTGAAAGCAACCCTTGACCCCGAAGACACCGAATACCTATTTTTCGTGGCTCGTTACGATGGCACTCATGTTTTTAGTAAAACCCTAACAGAACATGAAGCAGCTAAAAATGCCATCCGTAGAGAACGGCGAGCTAAACAATAA
- a CDS encoding DUF4870 domain-containing protein yields MKQGTVARNDRKARIWGMLCHLSSLLWIPLLIMGLPIPLANLAGPLMIWLNKRNKYPFVKVHGKESINFQISITLYATIILTIFTAFAWAFFILIGAINDFDPDSWLELFKLIEFWLWCIASMLGIFDSLLVTMASIAAQYGRHYRYPFTLRFLR; encoded by the coding sequence ATGAAGCAAGGAACAGTGGCACGGAACGATAGGAAAGCTCGAATCTGGGGGATGCTATGTCATCTATCCTCCCTGCTATGGATTCCTCTATTGATTATGGGTCTACCTATCCCCTTGGCTAACCTGGCAGGACCGTTGATGATCTGGTTAAACAAGAGGAATAAATACCCCTTTGTCAAGGTTCACGGTAAAGAATCGATTAATTTTCAAATCTCGATCACCCTTTACGCTACCATTATCCTGACCATATTTACGGCATTTGCCTGGGCGTTTTTCATCCTAATTGGTGCAATAAACGATTTTGACCCTGACTCTTGGTTGGAGCTGTTTAAGCTCATAGAATTCTGGCTATGGTGTATAGCTAGTATGCTGGGAATCTTTGATTCACTGCTGGTGACTATGGCCTCAATCGCTGCTCAATATGGTAGGCATTACCGTTACCCGTTTACCCTGCGATTTTTACGATAA
- the grxC gene encoding glutaredoxin 3 has product MSANVEIYTWSTCPFCIRAKGLLNKKGVEFTEYSIDGDEQARAKMAQRANGARSLPQIFINDQHIGGCDELHTLEFQGKLDNLLKAS; this is encoded by the coding sequence ATGAGCGCAAACGTTGAAATCTACACCTGGAGCACTTGCCCCTTCTGTATCCGTGCTAAAGGTCTACTAAACAAGAAGGGAGTTGAATTTACTGAATACTCTATTGATGGTGATGAACAGGCACGAGCGAAGATGGCTCAAAGGGCAAATGGAGCACGCTCATTACCACAGATTTTTATCAATGACCAGCATATCGGTGGCTGTGATGAGCTTCACACTCTGGAATTTCAGGGTAAGTTAGACAACCTGCTCAAGGCAAGCTAA
- a CDS encoding YqeG family HAD IIIA-type phosphatase, whose product MSWVSKLQPDLILGGSILDLTPDILQQYQLSGLVLDVDQTLIPVTKSRVSQEIERWVEQTRPMVSLWLVSNNLSEHRISRIASSLDLPYIYGARKPSRRKLKIAVDAMNLPIDQVAMVGDRLFTDVLAGNRLGMFTILVEPIRDPAMSKSLYPMRDLEVWFSQALGVSLTTMQQNFNKPDKSK is encoded by the coding sequence ATGTCTTGGGTTTCAAAGTTACAACCTGACTTAATCCTTGGTGGCTCCATCTTAGACCTGACACCAGATATTCTCCAGCAATATCAGCTCTCAGGTCTAGTGTTGGATGTTGACCAGACTTTAATACCAGTGACGAAATCCCGTGTTTCTCAGGAAATTGAACGGTGGGTAGAGCAAACTAGACCGATGGTTTCCCTGTGGCTGGTCAGTAATAACCTCAGTGAACATCGCATTAGCCGTATTGCTTCCTCCCTAGATTTGCCTTACATATATGGAGCTCGCAAACCTTCGCGACGCAAGCTGAAAATAGCTGTAGATGCGATGAACCTACCTATAGACCAAGTGGCAATGGTAGGCGATCGCTTATTCACTGATGTCTTAGCTGGGAATCGACTGGGAATGTTCACCATTCTTGTAGAGCCCATAAGGGATCCAGCTATGAGCAAGTCTTTATACCCAATGCGTGATTTAGAAGTGTGGTTCTCTCAAGCCTTAGGGGTTTCCCTGACCACCATGCAACAAAACTTCAACAAACCTGACAAATCAAAATAA
- the gshB gene encoding glutathione synthase: MKFAFIIDPLPKLDPGHDTSVALMEAAQELGHEVWVTEAQQLSVIQGQAWGLLQPVQLTPAKLDDGHWVVSEQWYQTGKALLKPLEEMDAVWMRTDPPVTIPYLYATYILDYINPDKTLVINSPTGIRTANEKMYALQFQEVIPQTIVSQEKSVIRQFLEEKEAAVLKPLGGKGGEGIIFLQPSDRNFNSLVEISTKQGSEPVMVQAYLPAAKDGDKRIILLNGEPIGAVNRIPTGKEFRGNMAVGGRVAATEITPREEKICALLKPKLQQDGLYLVGIDVIGGYLTEVNVTSPTGIREIDRLDGTHLAKQVITWVEAFKNNGGDTIESGNQTAEQSHGV; encoded by the coding sequence GTGAAATTTGCGTTTATAATAGACCCTCTCCCGAAACTTGATCCCGGTCACGATACTAGTGTGGCGCTGATGGAAGCCGCACAGGAATTAGGTCATGAGGTTTGGGTTACTGAGGCTCAACAATTGAGTGTTATTCAGGGTCAGGCTTGGGGGCTTCTACAACCTGTGCAACTAACTCCAGCCAAACTCGATGACGGGCATTGGGTCGTAAGTGAACAGTGGTACCAGACTGGTAAGGCTCTGTTGAAACCTCTAGAGGAGATGGATGCTGTCTGGATGCGGACAGACCCGCCTGTTACTATACCTTACCTGTATGCAACCTATATCTTGGACTACATTAATCCAGATAAAACCTTGGTGATTAATTCACCAACTGGCATCAGGACAGCTAACGAAAAAATGTATGCCCTCCAGTTTCAGGAGGTGATTCCACAGACAATTGTCAGTCAGGAGAAATCGGTGATTCGGCAATTCCTTGAGGAAAAAGAGGCAGCAGTACTCAAACCTCTAGGAGGCAAAGGTGGTGAGGGTATTATTTTTCTACAGCCAAGCGATCGCAATTTTAACTCCTTGGTGGAAATTAGCACTAAACAGGGTAGTGAGCCAGTGATGGTTCAGGCTTATCTGCCTGCGGCGAAAGATGGAGATAAGCGGATTATCCTCTTGAATGGTGAACCGATTGGAGCAGTAAATCGCATTCCCACAGGTAAGGAATTTCGGGGTAACATGGCTGTGGGTGGTCGAGTAGCGGCTACGGAAATTACTCCCCGAGAGGAAAAAATCTGTGCCCTCCTCAAGCCAAAACTGCAGCAAGATGGCTTATATTTGGTTGGCATAGACGTTATCGGCGGCTACCTCACCGAAGTTAATGTCACCAGTCCTACTGGCATCCGGGAAATTGACCGCTTAGATGGTACTCATCTGGCTAAACAGGTAATTACCTGGGTTGAAGCATTTAAAAACAACGGCGGTGACACAATAGAATCGGGTAACCAGACTGCTGAGCAAAGTCATGGGGTTTAA
- a CDS encoding DUF2237 domain-containing protein, with protein sequence MNNAKNVLGGTLKVCCTFPMTGFFRNGKCDTGPTDVGVHIVCAEMTEEFLSFTQQRGNDLSTPSPVYGFPGLKPGDQWCLCLSRWKEALDAGVAPPVILSATHEAALDYIPLEVFKEHAILNG encoded by the coding sequence ATGAACAATGCCAAAAACGTCCTTGGCGGAACCCTAAAGGTGTGCTGCACATTTCCCATGACGGGATTTTTTCGCAATGGAAAATGTGACACAGGACCAACTGACGTTGGTGTACATATCGTTTGTGCAGAAATGACGGAAGAGTTCCTATCTTTTACTCAGCAAAGAGGGAATGATTTGAGTACACCATCCCCGGTCTATGGTTTTCCTGGTCTTAAACCCGGAGATCAATGGTGTTTGTGTCTCAGTCGTTGGAAGGAGGCGCTGGATGCTGGGGTTGCGCCACCGGTGATTTTGTCAGCAACCCATGAAGCAGCCCTTGATTACATTCCGTTGGAAGTATTTAAGGAACACGCTATTCTTAACGGCTAA